In Luteitalea sp., one DNA window encodes the following:
- a CDS encoding FtsX-like permease family protein produces MRRFFARTANLFRARAAERELTREIESHLQLLQDEFERRGLPPEDAKLAARRAYGGVEQAKEQHRAARSFTWIEQWLKDVRYGGRNLVRSSGFTVVAVITLALGIGANTAIFSVVNAVLLRPLAYKESDRLVTLLHHGAGPVAVANYIDWRNQSDSFEGMGAAEYWAANLTGRHPPEHIRGHRVTEDLFPMLGIQPSLGRLFVAGRGRSRSEHEVILSDGLWRRRFGSDRSVLGKSIALNGEAYTVVGVMPPDFKFAPFWATHGELWVPAAFGDRVLDRGGNSLRVFARLRPRVTLERAQAEIATITARLERQHPGTNRDVVVTRLKENVVGKVETPLRILLGAVGFVLLIACANVSHMLLARTSDRHREIAVRSALGAGRARLIAQFLTENLLLAALGAFLGLLLAFWGTRALVALSPSSLPQVDMVGIDTEVVLFLLVVTGLTTVIFGLAPAMQATVGNLSGALKEGGRGGSDGIRRNRLRSFLVASEFALAFILLIGAGLMVRSFVALQSIDPGFDSRNVLSMVVSVAGTSKAAPDQREPFYRELLENVGTLPGVRSVGGINHLPLAGDLWSWPFTIEGRPKPRPGESPLAVYRIVTPGYFATMRIPLLRGRAITDEDDARAPGVAIINERAASQYWPGEDPIGKRITYESGTENPPTWLTIVGVARNAKQLDWANEPSPEVYLAALQNRRYLETPEGHTAYITLVMRTVGDPADMAPAVRRTVWSLDRNLPISQVLTLDAAVAEANAQPRFEMFLFVVFGAVALLLAAVGIYGVMSYSVSRHTHEIGIRMSLGASWADILWMVVRQGMAQALAGTAAGMVGALLLSTLIARMLYGVQPTDPLTFGGVAIVLGLVALLAACVPARKAMRVEPIVALRNE; encoded by the coding sequence ATGCGCCGATTCTTTGCGAGAACTGCAAATCTGTTCCGTGCTCGGGCGGCGGAACGCGAGCTCACCCGCGAGATCGAGTCCCATCTCCAATTGCTGCAAGACGAGTTCGAGCGCCGAGGATTGCCTCCGGAAGATGCGAAACTGGCTGCCCGTCGAGCCTACGGGGGCGTCGAACAGGCCAAAGAACAGCATCGCGCGGCGCGCTCGTTCACGTGGATCGAGCAGTGGCTCAAGGATGTGCGTTACGGCGGGCGCAACCTGGTTCGCTCCTCGGGCTTTACCGTCGTGGCCGTCATAACGCTGGCGTTGGGGATCGGTGCCAACACCGCTATCTTCAGTGTCGTGAACGCCGTGTTGCTTCGCCCGCTCGCATACAAGGAGTCGGACCGTCTGGTCACGCTGCTGCACCACGGCGCGGGTCCAGTCGCCGTCGCCAACTACATTGATTGGCGCAATCAGAGCGATTCGTTCGAAGGGATGGGCGCGGCGGAATACTGGGCTGCCAACCTCACTGGCCGGCATCCACCGGAGCACATTCGGGGCCATCGCGTGACCGAGGACCTGTTCCCGATGCTCGGAATCCAGCCGTCGTTGGGCCGGCTGTTTGTCGCGGGCCGAGGCCGGAGCCGCTCGGAGCACGAGGTCATCCTGAGCGATGGGCTCTGGCGGCGGCGTTTCGGCAGCGACCGCAGCGTGCTGGGGAAATCGATCGCCCTCAACGGCGAGGCATACACCGTTGTTGGTGTCATGCCGCCCGACTTCAAGTTCGCGCCCTTCTGGGCAACGCACGGCGAGCTGTGGGTGCCGGCCGCCTTTGGCGATCGTGTCCTCGACCGCGGAGGCAACAGCCTTCGCGTGTTCGCGCGACTGAGGCCGCGCGTCACACTCGAACGTGCCCAGGCGGAGATTGCCACGATCACGGCGCGGCTGGAGCGGCAGCACCCGGGCACGAACCGCGACGTGGTAGTCACCCGCTTGAAAGAGAACGTGGTTGGCAAGGTTGAAACGCCGCTGCGGATCTTACTGGGCGCGGTTGGATTCGTGCTCCTGATCGCCTGCGCCAATGTTTCCCACATGCTGCTGGCGCGCACATCCGATCGTCACCGGGAGATCGCCGTGCGGAGCGCTCTCGGCGCCGGTCGGGCGCGCCTGATCGCCCAGTTCCTGACCGAGAACCTCCTCCTGGCGGCCCTCGGCGCCTTTCTCGGGCTTCTGCTTGCCTTTTGGGGCACGAGAGCCCTGGTCGCGCTCAGCCCCTCCAGCCTTCCACAGGTGGACATGGTGGGCATCGATACCGAGGTCGTGCTGTTTCTGTTGGTTGTCACCGGGCTCACGACGGTCATATTCGGGCTAGCGCCGGCGATGCAGGCCACCGTTGGCAATCTGAGCGGCGCGCTGAAAGAGGGAGGTCGCGGAGGCAGCGACGGCATTCGCCGCAACCGGCTGCGAAGCTTCCTCGTGGCGTCCGAGTTCGCGCTGGCATTCATACTGCTGATTGGCGCCGGCCTGATGGTTCGCAGCTTCGTCGCGCTGCAGTCGATTGACCCGGGCTTCGATTCGCGCAACGTGCTCTCGATGGTGGTGTCGGTCGCCGGAACGAGCAAGGCGGCTCCCGACCAGCGCGAGCCGTTCTACCGCGAGCTCCTCGAGAACGTCGGAACGCTGCCCGGTGTGAGATCCGTCGGCGGGATCAACCATCTCCCGCTGGCCGGCGACCTGTGGAGCTGGCCATTCACCATCGAGGGCCGACCGAAGCCACGCCCTGGCGAATCGCCGCTAGCCGTGTATCGCATCGTGACGCCCGGATACTTCGCGACGATGCGCATTCCTCTGCTCCGCGGCCGTGCCATCACTGATGAAGACGATGCCCGTGCGCCCGGAGTGGCAATCATCAACGAGCGAGCAGCCAGTCAGTACTGGCCGGGTGAAGACCCGATCGGGAAGCGGATTACGTACGAGTCTGGGACGGAGAACCCGCCCACCTGGCTGACGATCGTTGGAGTGGCCAGGAATGCGAAGCAGTTGGACTGGGCCAACGAGCCCTCCCCGGAGGTATACCTCGCCGCGCTCCAGAACCGCCGGTACCTCGAGACCCCCGAAGGGCACACGGCGTACATCACACTGGTGATGCGTACGGTAGGGGACCCTGCGGACATGGCCCCCGCGGTGCGGCGCACTGTCTGGTCTCTTGACCGAAACCTGCCGATTTCGCAGGTCCTCACCCTGGATGCGGCCGTGGCCGAGGCGAACGCGCAGCCGCGCTTTGAAATGTTCCTCTTCGTGGTCTTCGGCGCGGTTGCCCTCCTGCTCGCGGCTGTCGGGATCTATGGCGTCATGAGCTACTCGGTCTCGCGGCACACGCACGAGATCGGGATACGGATGTCGCTCGGCGCGAGCTGGGCCGACATATTGTGGATGGTGGTGCGGCAGGGTATGGCACAGGCACTGGCGGGCACCGCCGCGGGTATGGTGGGTGCGCTACTGCTGTCGACGCTCATCGCGAGGATGCTCTACGGTGTCCAACCAACCGACCCGTTGACCTTTGGTGGTGTTGCAATCGTTCTCGGTCTCGTCGCCCTACTCGCGGCCTGCGTGCCGGCGCGCAAGGCCATGCGGGTCGAGCCCATCGTCGCCCTGCGCAACGAATAG
- a CDS encoding response regulator: MSTELERFPMETIRSPLSVVIADDERPARLSLANLLTECGDVRIVGEAPNGAEAVQLIERTRPDLALLDLQMPEVDGLAVVRLIRRDRLPLVAFVTAYDEYAIRAFEMNAVDYLLKPVDRSRLQQTLERARERLEARATRVEAQHVRDAVSQYTARAPSAPLVRIPVRRREDIILVPVTQVASVVAEGELLHIFTKTKERHTISYRLKDLEAKLDASRFIRVERGALVNIDAIARVSPLPGGSYLLSLTNGQELRASRLQSRILREQLLRL; encoded by the coding sequence ATGTCCACGGAGCTGGAACGTTTTCCCATGGAGACCATCCGGAGCCCGCTATCTGTTGTCATCGCGGATGACGAGCGGCCTGCACGACTCTCGCTCGCCAACTTGCTGACCGAGTGCGGCGACGTCCGAATCGTCGGCGAGGCCCCGAACGGCGCCGAAGCCGTGCAGCTCATCGAACGGACGCGACCGGATCTGGCGCTGCTCGATCTGCAGATGCCGGAGGTCGACGGCTTGGCGGTCGTACGCCTGATTCGGCGGGATCGACTCCCGCTCGTCGCGTTCGTGACCGCCTACGATGAGTATGCGATTCGGGCGTTCGAGATGAACGCGGTCGACTATCTCTTGAAGCCGGTCGACCGGAGCCGCTTGCAGCAAACGCTGGAGCGGGCACGGGAACGCCTCGAGGCTCGTGCCACGCGCGTGGAGGCCCAACACGTACGCGACGCCGTCTCGCAGTACACCGCGCGCGCGCCGTCCGCGCCGTTGGTCCGCATCCCGGTGCGCCGGCGCGAGGACATCATCCTCGTGCCGGTCACCCAGGTCGCGTCCGTTGTCGCCGAGGGCGAGCTCCTGCACATCTTCACCAAGACCAAGGAACGGCACACGATCAGCTACCGCCTGAAGGACCTCGAGGCGAAGCTGGATGCGAGCCGGTTCATCCGTGTCGAACGGGGCGCGCTGGTCAACATCGACGCGATTGCGCGCGTGAGCCCGCTCCCAGGCGGCTCCTATCTTCTCTCCCTGACGAACGGGCAGGAGCTGCGCGCCAGCCGTCTCCAGTCGCGCATTCTGCGTGAACAGTTGCTGCGGCTCTGA
- the soxC gene encoding sulfite dehydrogenase, producing the protein MRLAPRSINRAGLLVGSNNITLARSRRLDHRQSDYAIRTRHLRTSHDRRTFLVAATTGLGALASVDADQPRAPGGERRSYGQRSRSERPQRELHESKTPGNGWSYTPLQDLYGTITPSALHFERHHAGVPHIESGAHTLLLHGAVDRPLVFTVADLQRLPSVSTVHFIECAGNSWNEHRGNPGPNPQRTHGLISCSEWTGVSLKLLLQEAGLEPEAKWVIAEGADACRLARSIPLDKAVDDVLVAYGQNGEALRPEQGHPVRLVVPGWEGNTWVKWLHRLQVSDHPSMHREESAYYTDLMPGGKARIFTFVMEAKSVITRPAGEQRLEGPGFHEITGIAWSGRGRITRVEVSTDGGRTWQDAALQDPILPKALTRFRFPWTWDGQVAILQSRCTDETGYVQPTRDRILAVRDIRGTDHYNGIKSWQVQADGSVISV; encoded by the coding sequence ATGAGGCTCGCGCCGCGCTCGATCAATCGCGCAGGCTTACTAGTTGGTAGTAACAACATCACGCTCGCACGTTCCAGAAGGCTAGACCATCGGCAGAGTGACTACGCCATAAGGACACGACACCTTCGAACCTCACACGATCGACGAACGTTCCTGGTGGCGGCAACGACAGGCTTGGGCGCGCTGGCGTCAGTCGACGCCGACCAACCCCGTGCGCCTGGCGGCGAGCGTCGATCCTATGGCCAACGCTCCCGCTCCGAAAGGCCCCAGCGCGAGCTTCATGAATCGAAGACACCCGGGAACGGATGGTCGTACACGCCGCTGCAAGATCTCTATGGAACCATCACACCATCGGCACTGCACTTCGAGCGGCATCATGCAGGCGTCCCGCACATCGAGTCCGGCGCGCACACTCTGCTCCTACACGGCGCCGTCGACCGTCCACTGGTCTTCACCGTCGCCGACCTCCAGCGTCTGCCGTCAGTCTCGACTGTCCATTTCATCGAGTGCGCCGGCAACTCGTGGAACGAGCACCGAGGCAACCCTGGGCCGAATCCGCAGCGCACGCACGGACTGATCAGCTGCAGCGAGTGGACCGGTGTTTCACTGAAGCTGCTGCTCCAGGAGGCCGGTCTCGAGCCGGAGGCAAAGTGGGTCATTGCCGAGGGCGCGGACGCCTGCCGTCTCGCGCGAAGCATTCCGCTCGACAAGGCCGTCGACGATGTGCTGGTCGCGTACGGGCAGAATGGCGAGGCGCTGCGGCCGGAGCAGGGGCATCCCGTACGGCTCGTGGTGCCCGGATGGGAAGGCAACACCTGGGTCAAGTGGTTGCATCGTCTGCAGGTGAGTGATCATCCCAGCATGCATCGGGAGGAGTCCGCGTATTACACGGATCTGATGCCCGGTGGGAAAGCCCGCATCTTCACGTTCGTGATGGAGGCGAAGTCCGTCATTACCCGACCAGCGGGCGAGCAGCGGCTGGAAGGCCCTGGGTTCCACGAAATCACTGGTATCGCGTGGTCAGGACGCGGACGCATCACACGCGTGGAGGTGTCCACCGATGGCGGCCGCACCTGGCAGGACGCCGCGCTTCAGGATCCGATCCTGCCGAAGGCCCTTACGCGCTTTCGTTTCCCGTGGACGTGGGATGGACAGGTCGCCATCCTGCAGTCTCGCTGCACCGACGAGACGGGCTATGTCCAGCCGACCCGTGACCGGATCCTCGCCGTTCGGGACATTCGCGGCACCGACCACTACAACGGCATCAAATCGTGGCAGGTACAAGCAGACGGGAGCGTGATCAGTGTTTGA
- a CDS encoding c-type cytochrome codes for MLALAVILRQRADVGEPHVSSRTRLAAPSPERYGVGRVATPSEITQRDITVFPSGAGLPVGRGNAVRGEQVYATECAGCHGVRGEGGQLGPALVGGIGSLDTERPKQTVGSYWPYATSVFDYTRRAMPYQAPGSLSADDVYAVTAYTLYLSGIVGKHHMLDEKTLPAVKMPNRDGFITDPRPDVHAQR; via the coding sequence ATGCTTGCGCTCGCCGTGATCCTGCGCCAGCGTGCCGATGTCGGTGAGCCTCACGTTTCCAGTCGCACACGTCTCGCCGCGCCGTCTCCCGAGCGATACGGCGTCGGTCGCGTGGCAACGCCGTCCGAGATCACGCAGCGCGACATCACGGTGTTTCCGTCGGGAGCCGGCCTGCCCGTCGGCCGCGGCAACGCCGTTCGGGGTGAGCAGGTCTACGCGACCGAGTGCGCGGGGTGCCACGGTGTACGCGGAGAAGGCGGCCAGCTCGGTCCTGCACTCGTTGGCGGTATCGGATCTCTCGACACCGAGAGGCCGAAGCAGACCGTCGGCAGCTACTGGCCGTACGCAACGTCTGTCTTCGACTACACGCGGCGCGCCATGCCATACCAAGCTCCGGGGTCGCTGAGCGCCGACGACGTGTATGCTGTGACCGCATACACGCTGTATCTGAGCGGCATTGTCGGAAAGCATCACATGCTCGACGAGAAGACCCTGCCAGCCGTGAAGATGCCCAATCGGGACGGCTTCATCACCGATCCGCGGCCAGATGTGCATGCGCAACGGTGA
- a CDS encoding DUF3526 domain-containing protein — translation MLRHILRFEWRSLVADRTVALVAGLFSAVLVYGAVTGAGWARAQANSLETLSESSARRVAEWREYVSTTPPSEEAHFTPASPSYIGARQGQHALLPVSPLASVAIGQSDLYVNYYKVTSRTRESFVHGEQIENPLRLMIGHFDLAFVILYFYPLLILAVMYDLTSGDRDNGTLRMLLAQPLQLRTFVLGRLLTRAAVVVLPALLIPVVGISLGEASLDTATFGRLAIWTMAVLAYGACWFALAVAINAMGRPPAFNAFALAAIWLLVVVLVPGLINIAVASAYPVPSRVEFVNATRVATDKARVEGSQLLSRFLEDHPSIEATDETMENFDILQAARDEDVARQLEPVIGRYNTQLGKQHAAVSLLQFLSPAAVAQSVLYDAAGTSLARYQHFFAQVDGFHQRWKQFFEARGFRGARMRPVDFDRLPTFTYAEEPLQAVVRRTWLPLAALWAVAVGVLAAAFMTYRRYVVG, via the coding sequence GTGTTGCGACATATCCTTCGCTTCGAATGGCGATCCCTCGTTGCCGACCGAACGGTCGCGCTCGTTGCAGGCCTCTTCTCCGCGGTCCTCGTGTATGGGGCAGTGACCGGCGCCGGGTGGGCGAGGGCGCAAGCCAACAGCCTCGAGACGCTCAGTGAGTCGAGCGCGCGTCGCGTCGCGGAGTGGCGCGAGTACGTGTCGACGACACCGCCAAGTGAAGAGGCACACTTTACTCCCGCCAGCCCGTCATACATCGGCGCGCGACAGGGACAGCATGCGCTGCTGCCGGTCTCGCCACTCGCCAGTGTGGCGATCGGCCAGAGCGACCTGTACGTCAACTACTACAAGGTCACCTCGCGGACCCGAGAATCGTTCGTCCACGGCGAGCAGATCGAAAATCCGCTCAGGCTGATGATCGGCCACTTCGATCTGGCGTTCGTCATCCTCTACTTCTATCCCCTCTTGATTCTCGCGGTCATGTACGACCTCACGTCTGGGGACCGCGACAACGGCACATTGCGAATGCTGCTGGCGCAGCCGCTCCAGCTGCGCACGTTCGTGCTGGGACGCCTGCTCACCCGCGCGGCGGTCGTCGTGCTTCCAGCGCTCCTCATCCCGGTGGTCGGCATCTCGCTCGGCGAGGCCAGTCTCGACACCGCGACGTTCGGCCGCCTGGCGATCTGGACGATGGCGGTTCTCGCGTACGGGGCATGCTGGTTCGCCCTGGCGGTGGCGATCAATGCGATGGGGCGGCCGCCGGCCTTCAATGCCTTCGCGCTCGCGGCCATCTGGCTCCTCGTGGTGGTGCTGGTGCCCGGGCTCATCAACATTGCCGTCGCATCAGCCTATCCTGTGCCGTCCCGCGTGGAGTTCGTCAACGCCACGCGCGTGGCCACTGACAAGGCCCGCGTCGAAGGCAGCCAGCTCCTCAGCCGATTCCTCGAGGACCATCCGTCGATCGAGGCCACCGATGAAACGATGGAGAACTTCGACATTCTGCAGGCCGCTCGCGACGAAGACGTGGCGCGGCAGCTCGAGCCGGTGATTGGTCGATACAACACGCAGCTCGGCAAGCAGCACGCCGCGGTCTCCCTGCTTCAGTTCCTGTCACCGGCAGCGGTGGCACAGAGCGTGCTCTACGATGCCGCCGGCACGAGCTTGGCGCGCTATCAGCACTTCTTCGCGCAGGTGGACGGCTTCCACCAGCGGTGGAAGCAGTTCTTCGAGGCGCGTGGCTTCAGGGGAGCGAGGATGCGTCCCGTGGACTTCGACAGATTGCCCACTTTCACCTACGCGGAAGAGCCGCTGCAGGCGGTCGTCCGCCGAACGTGGCTGCCGCTCGCCGCGCTCTGGGCAGTTGCGGTTGGCGTCCTCGCCGCAGCGTTCATGACGTATCGGCGATACGTCGTCGGCTAG
- a CDS encoding DUF3526 domain-containing protein yields the protein MVRRIAVKEMLEMVRDQRFAWSALVLVVLLGGALAAGWRHLSDVAAEHEQARRLQRELWLNKGEMNPHGAAHYGLFAFKPVAELASVDPGLDPYVGVSVFLEAHKQNLARYRPIEDATPLARLGALTASTTLQLLVPLVIIGLTFTAFAGEREQGTLRQLISLGVPAQVLARGKALAVIAPLAAILVPAAAIGAIAMALYAGRDGMALSLSRTAVMALVYLAYFAMWVGVGLIVSARARSSRSALVVLVTVWFASSFIVPRLVASATGRLVPTPTAVDFAEAIERDKAALPPFDALVEQATHELMREHGVDDVTKLPMNPEGAALIKGEEADTAVNNRHFQRLANVHQRQASLYQAGALLGPLAAVQSLSMALAGTDYPHYRDFLDAAERYRTKYVDVLNQDVLSHQPAGTWEYTRGRELWEKVPPFEYQLPGTAWALQHQGLSLALLGAWVVAVAVMVPMALRWDRVE from the coding sequence ATGGTTCGGCGGATCGCCGTGAAGGAGATGCTCGAGATGGTGCGCGACCAGCGCTTCGCCTGGTCGGCGCTAGTGCTCGTCGTGCTTCTCGGTGGCGCGCTCGCCGCAGGGTGGCGGCATCTCAGCGATGTCGCTGCCGAGCACGAGCAAGCGCGCAGGCTCCAGCGTGAGCTCTGGCTCAACAAGGGCGAGATGAATCCACATGGGGCCGCGCACTACGGGCTGTTCGCCTTCAAACCGGTCGCGGAGCTCGCGTCGGTCGATCCCGGGCTCGACCCTTACGTTGGGGTGTCGGTGTTCCTAGAGGCCCACAAGCAGAATCTGGCACGCTATCGGCCGATCGAAGATGCGACGCCGCTCGCGCGGCTCGGCGCTCTGACGGCGAGCACGACCCTCCAGCTTCTCGTGCCGCTCGTCATCATCGGCCTCACGTTTACCGCGTTTGCCGGCGAGCGGGAACAGGGCACGCTGCGGCAGCTCATAAGCCTGGGCGTGCCGGCACAGGTGCTGGCGCGCGGCAAGGCCCTCGCCGTCATCGCACCGCTCGCCGCGATCCTCGTTCCCGCTGCGGCGATAGGCGCGATTGCCATGGCGCTGTACGCAGGTCGCGACGGGATGGCGCTCAGCCTGTCGCGCACTGCTGTCATGGCGCTGGTCTATCTCGCGTACTTTGCGATGTGGGTTGGCGTTGGGCTCATCGTTTCCGCCCGAGCGCGCTCGAGCCGATCCGCGCTCGTGGTGCTCGTGACGGTGTGGTTCGCGAGCAGTTTCATCGTGCCAAGGCTCGTGGCGTCCGCGACAGGGCGTCTCGTGCCAACCCCTACGGCCGTTGACTTCGCGGAGGCGATCGAGCGAGACAAGGCGGCGCTCCCGCCGTTTGATGCGCTCGTCGAGCAGGCAACCCACGAGTTGATGCGAGAGCACGGTGTCGATGATGTGACCAAGCTGCCCATGAATCCAGAGGGGGCCGCGCTCATCAAGGGGGAGGAAGCGGACACCGCGGTCAACAACCGGCACTTCCAGCGTTTGGCCAACGTCCACCAACGCCAGGCGAGCCTGTATCAGGCCGGCGCGCTGCTTGGTCCGCTCGCGGCGGTCCAGTCACTGTCGATGGCGCTCGCCGGAACGGACTATCCGCATTACCGGGACTTCCTCGACGCCGCCGAGCGCTACCGAACGAAGTACGTTGACGTCCTCAACCAGGATGTGCTCAGCCATCAGCCGGCCGGTACATGGGAGTACACGCGGGGCCGCGAGCTCTGGGAAAAGGTCCCGCCCTTCGAGTATCAGCTTCCAGGCACGGCCTGGGCACTGCAGCATCAGGGCCTGAGCTTGGCGCTCCTTGGCGCGTGGGTTGTCGCGGTGGCGGTGATGGTGCCGATGGCTCTGCGCTGGGATCGGGTGGAATAG
- a CDS encoding FtsX-like permease family protein encodes MSSLPADLRDAIRSLAGRPSFTVMLLLTLALGIGATTTIFSFVYAMLLRPYPYREPDRLVQMQTVNLKEGDTKRGCSLRDIEDYRDRSTRLADLGAYTVFDTRLLTDGPPVVISMAQTNPQALSLLGVAPVLGRLLLPREDRPGGDVYKVVIAHDVWRSQFAGDPDIVGKPLRTDRQTYTIVGVMPPGFAFPERTDAWTPMESWYANLPPENPQLGKRRDSRWYATVARLKPGVSLAEAKADLNSVAAALGREFADTNAGVGVELTPLREFEMGAVRPYLLVCLLGVGMVLLICCANVANLLLVRAATRRNELAVKIALGASGKRIARTLLTESLLLGLVGAGLGILLALAGVRGLLALIPVPLPMWMRVEIDQPVLAFTVAIGLATALLFGLAPALAAARVSVTSGLREGARGSARSRLRSALVVVEVALSVLLLIGAGLMMRTFQYLQQRDPGFRGSGVLAARTVAWADGTRTEAAAAVSAQHQRVLDELESLPGVSSVAVTNSLPYSLTSRGRIRADVYIRGRAEQDGRVQVSITGADVSPGYFETLRIPLVRGRLIERSDTTTSEPVVVISERAAQLFWPNQDPIGRYLSWMEANPENPWTRVVGVVGDVKQEAAEGQEGVEIYYPMTQWRVTNGYYLVRTNGDPDAMAPTVRRTILTAEPTLAVRWTKTVERTMLESLWQRRLWGLLFSGFSVLALALAALGLYGVISYAVAQRRREMGIRMALGASPGGVRGLVLREGLGLCGLGAVLGLGAAFVGGRFVAGLLFGVTPYDAATYGLVLLTIAAVGTLACWLPARHASRVDPSVILRDA; translated from the coding sequence ATGTCCTCATTGCCTGCAGACCTTCGTGACGCGATTCGATCGCTCGCCGGCCGGCCGAGCTTCACGGTCATGTTGTTGCTGACGCTCGCACTCGGGATCGGCGCGACGACCACCATCTTCAGCTTCGTCTACGCGATGCTGTTGCGACCGTACCCCTACCGCGAGCCGGATCGCCTCGTGCAGATGCAAACCGTGAACCTGAAGGAAGGGGATACGAAGCGGGGCTGTTCACTGCGCGACATCGAAGATTATCGCGACCGCAGCACGCGCTTGGCGGACCTTGGCGCCTACACGGTGTTCGATACGCGGCTGCTCACCGACGGGCCTCCCGTCGTGATCAGTATGGCGCAGACCAACCCACAGGCGCTGAGCCTGCTCGGCGTGGCGCCAGTCCTAGGACGACTGCTGCTGCCTCGAGAGGATCGGCCGGGCGGCGACGTGTACAAGGTGGTCATCGCGCACGACGTGTGGAGGTCCCAATTCGCAGGCGATCCGGACATCGTGGGCAAGCCGCTGAGAACCGATCGCCAGACATACACGATCGTCGGCGTGATGCCGCCCGGGTTCGCCTTCCCCGAGCGCACCGACGCCTGGACACCGATGGAATCGTGGTACGCGAACCTTCCACCAGAGAATCCACAGCTTGGCAAGCGACGCGACTCGCGCTGGTACGCGACGGTGGCGCGCCTGAAGCCGGGCGTCAGTCTTGCCGAAGCGAAAGCCGATCTCAACAGCGTCGCGGCGGCGCTCGGGCGTGAGTTCGCGGACACCAACGCGGGTGTGGGAGTGGAGCTGACGCCGCTTCGAGAGTTCGAGATGGGCGCCGTGCGTCCGTACCTCCTCGTCTGCCTCCTCGGCGTCGGGATGGTGTTGCTCATCTGCTGCGCGAACGTGGCAAATCTGCTGCTCGTCCGCGCTGCCACGCGGCGGAACGAGCTCGCGGTGAAGATCGCGCTGGGCGCCAGCGGTAAGCGGATTGCGCGTACGCTGCTCACCGAGAGTCTCCTGCTCGGTCTGGTCGGAGCGGGACTCGGCATCCTGCTCGCGTTGGCCGGCGTGCGCGGGCTGCTGGCGTTGATCCCGGTGCCGCTGCCGATGTGGATGCGCGTGGAGATCGACCAACCGGTCCTCGCGTTCACCGTGGCGATTGGCCTGGCGACCGCATTGCTCTTCGGGCTCGCCCCAGCACTGGCGGCGGCGCGTGTGAGCGTAACCAGCGGGCTCCGGGAAGGCGCGCGCGGCTCGGCGCGGTCTCGCCTACGCTCCGCGCTCGTCGTCGTGGAGGTGGCGCTCTCGGTGTTGCTCCTGATCGGGGCGGGTCTGATGATGAGGACGTTCCAGTATCTGCAGCAACGTGATCCCGGCTTCCGCGGAAGCGGTGTGCTCGCGGCGCGGACCGTGGCGTGGGCAGACGGAACCCGTACGGAAGCGGCCGCCGCGGTGAGCGCTCAGCATCAGCGCGTGCTCGACGAGCTCGAGTCATTACCCGGCGTTTCGTCTGTCGCGGTCACCAACTCGCTGCCCTACAGCCTGACGAGCCGGGGGAGGATCCGTGCAGACGTCTACATTCGCGGGCGGGCGGAGCAAGACGGCAGGGTACAGGTCTCGATCACCGGTGCCGACGTCAGCCCGGGGTACTTCGAGACGCTGCGTATTCCGCTCGTGCGTGGCCGACTGATCGAGCGTTCCGATACGACCACCTCCGAGCCCGTGGTGGTGATTAGCGAGCGCGCGGCACAACTCTTTTGGCCCAACCAGGACCCCATAGGCCGATACCTCTCGTGGATGGAGGCAAACCCCGAGAATCCCTGGACGCGGGTCGTCGGTGTCGTCGGCGATGTGAAACAGGAGGCGGCGGAAGGGCAGGAGGGGGTCGAGATCTACTACCCGATGACGCAGTGGCGGGTCACGAACGGCTACTATCTCGTGCGCACCAATGGCGATCCGGACGCCATGGCCCCGACCGTGCGACGGACGATCCTGACGGCGGAGCCAACGCTTGCCGTGCGGTGGACGAAGACCGTGGAGCGGACCATGCTGGAGTCGCTGTGGCAGCGGCGCCTCTGGGGCTTGCTCTTCTCGGGCTTCTCGGTGTTGGCGCTGGCACTCGCGGCCCTCGGCTTGTATGGGGTCATCAGCTACGCCGTGGCACAGCGTCGGCGGGAGATGGGCATCCGCATGGCACTCGGCGCGTCGCCTGGCGGCGTCCGGGGGCTGGTGCTTCGCGAAGGTCTTGGACTTTGCGGCCTGGGCGCGGTGTTGGGCTTGGGTGCCGCGTTCGTGGGAGGTCGCTTCGTGGCCGGCTTGCTGTTCGGTGTCACGCCATACGATGCCGCCACATACGGGCTCGTCCTGCTCACCATCGCGGCGGTGGGCACCCTGGCGTGCTGGCTTCCTGCGCGCCACGCGTCACGCGTGGACCCCAGTGTGATTCTCCGGGACGCCTAG
- a CDS encoding type II toxin-antitoxin system HicB family antitoxin has protein sequence MDELYTAVIKQDGDWWLGWIEEVPGVNCQERSKEDLLTSLREALGEALAFNRQEARSAAGADFVEERIALGVPENHTGVHA, from the coding sequence ATGGACGAGCTCTACACCGCTGTGATCAAGCAGGATGGCGACTGGTGGCTCGGCTGGATCGAGGAGGTTCCTGGCGTGAACTGTCAGGAACGGTCGAAAGAGGACCTGCTGACAAGCCTACGCGAGGCGCTCGGCGAGGCGTTGGCATTCAACCGTCAGGAAGCACGCTCCGCCGCCGGTGCGGACTTCGTTGAGGAACGCATCGCACTAGGCGTCCCGGAGAATCACACTGGGGTCCACGCGTGA